A region from the Lolium perenne isolate Kyuss_39 chromosome 4, Kyuss_2.0, whole genome shotgun sequence genome encodes:
- the LOC127297517 gene encoding uncharacterized protein isoform X1: MVRSGSMRRPSLPSAAAAPPPPPDFTASPDDYRLMEEIGFGANAVVYRAVFLPADTTIAVKCLDLDRVNSNLDDVRKEAQIMSLIDHPNVIKAYCSFVVDHNLWVIMPFMAEGSCLHLMKVGYPDGLEEPVICSILKETLKALDYLHRQGHIHRDVKAGNILVDSPGVVKLGDFGVSACLFDRGDRQRSRNTFVGTPCWMAPEVLQPGTGYNFKADIWSFGITALELAHGHAPFSKYPPMKVLLMTLQNAPPGLDYDRDRKFSKSFKEMVAMCLVKDQTKRPTAEKLLKHSFFKNAKVPQLTVKSIITDLPPLWERVKTLQQKDAAHLASSEQEALSMSEYQRGVSAWHFDIEDLKAQALLIHDDDPPEIKENDDRTIEVEKDASSESHLRKSTLLNGSNHRSNHERTCATAVNPGENGPETDQDLASDIGNADSAWKVDGSKNDSLCSTPKHGSEVGNCKSEVRQKQRQRTYSGPIIYSGTGDSSVNGRGPIIDRDAGGQSVSSKQKNEAGKIDDLSGPLSLSTRASANSLSAPIRSSGGYVGSLGDKPKVEIKGRFSVTSESFDLAKVQEIPVVKISPRPQEGSALRKSASVGAWPVKAKPVSNNQYRKEFSNSSVSASVLIPHLQNLVQQTTFQQDLITNIMSNLQQNEKTDGLQSRVQTVEGDTRVEIGGSGGERTLLAKIFELQSRMISLTDELIASKLKHVQLQEELNALYCQEEIIDTREQDNQEA; encoded by the exons ATGGTCAGGAGCGGGAGCATGCGGCGGCCCTCGCTGCCGTCCGCGGCGgcggccccgccgccgccgcccgacttCACCGCGTCGCCGGACGACTACAGGCTCATGGAGGAGATTGGCTTCGGCGCCAACGCCGTCGTCTACCGCGCCGTCTTCCTCCCCGCCGACACCACCATCGCCGTCAAGTGCCTCGATCTCGATCGGGTCAACAGTAACCTC GATGATGTGCGGAAGGAGGCCCAGATAATGAGCTTGATAGATCATCCGAATGTCATCAAGGCTTATTGCTCGTTCGTTGTCGATCACAACCTTTGGGTGATAATGCCGTTCATGGCAGAGGGTTCATGTTTACACCTAATGAAGGTTGGATACCCCGATGGCCTCGAAGAGCCTGTCATCTGCTCTATTCTAAAAGAAACACTAAAGGCTCTAGATTACCTCCATAGGCAAGGACATATCCACAGAGATGTCAAG GCGGGCAATATCCTTGTCGATAGCCCTGGTGTAGTAAAGCTTGGGGACTTCGGTGTATCTGCTTGCTTGTTTGACAGAGGTGATAGACAAAGATCTAGGAATACATTTGTGGGAACCCCGTGCTG GATGGCTCCCGAAGTTCTCCAGCCTGGAACCGGTTATAACTTCAA AGCCGACATCTGGTCATTTGGAATAACTGCACTGGAACTTGCACATGGTCATGCTCCCTTCTCTAAGTATCCTCCCATGAAG GTTCTTCTCATGACCCTTCAAAATGCCCCACCAGGTCTTGACTATGACCGTGACAGAAAATTCTCAAAG TCTTTTAAGGAAATGGTTGCAATGTGCTTGGTAAAAGATCAAACCAAGAGGCCAACAGCTGAAAAGTTACTGAAGCATTCATTTTTTAAGAACGCAAAGGTCCCACAGCTGACAGTTAAGAGTATTATAACTGATTTGCCCCCTCTATGGGAGCGTGTGAAGACACTCCAG CAAAAGGATGCAGCACATCTGGCTTCTTCCGAACAGGAAGCACTTTCTATG AGTGAGTACCAACGAGGTGTCAGCGCATGGCACTTTGATATTGAGGATCTAAAGGCTCAGGCATTACTG ATTCATGATGATGATCCACCTGAAATAAAGGAGAATGATGACAGAACAATTGAAGTTGAGAAG GATGCATCTTCCGAGAGTCATCTTAGAAAATCAACGCTTCTGAATGGAAGTAACCATAGGTCGAATCA TGAACGAACTTGTGCCACTGCAGTAAATCCAGGTGAAAATGGCCCTGAAACAGATCAAGATTTGGCTTCTGACATTGGCAATGCCGATTCTGCATGGAAGGTTGATGGATCAAAAAATGACTCATTATGCTCTACACCGAAGCATGGTTCTGAGGTGGGAAATTGTAAAAGTGAAGTTAGACAAAAACAAAGACAAAGAACTTACTCTGGCCCAATTATATATTCTGGTACCGGCGATAGTTCCGTCAATGGAAGAGGTCCTATTATTGATAG GGATGCAGGAGGTCAATCAGTATCTAGTAAACAAAAGAATGAGGCTGGAAAAATTGATGATCTTAGTGGTCCTCTGTCACTTTCAACTCGTGCTTCTGCAAATAGTCTGTCTGCCCCTATTCGGTCTTCTGGAG GGTATGTGGGGTCCTTGGGAGATAAACCTAAGGTTGAAATAAAAGGCCGATTTTCAGTGACATCCGAAAGTTTTGATCTGGCAAAG GTTCAGGAAATTCCAGTGGTCAAAATTTCACCTAGACCACAGGAG GGATCTGCACTGAGAAAATCAGCCAGTGTTGGTGCTTGGCCAGTGAAGGCCAAGCCAGTG TCTAATAATCAATATCGGAAGGAATTCTCCAACAGCTCAGTTTCTGCATCAGTTCTGATTCCCCATCTTCAAAACCTTGTACAGCAGACCACATTTCAGCAA GATCTCATCACGAACATAATGAGTAACTTGCAACAGAATGAGAAAACGGATG GGCTCCAGTCTAGAGTTCAGACTGTGGAGGGTGATACAAGG GTTGAAATTGGAGGTTCTGGGGGAGAACGGACACTTCTTGCTAAAATATTCGAATTACAATCTAG AATGATTTCTTTAACTGATGAATTGATTGCATCAAAGCTGAAACATGTTCAG CTGCAAGAAGAGCTAAATGCACTGTACTGCCAAGAAGAAATAATCGACACGAGAGAGCAGGACAATCAAGAAGCTTGA
- the LOC127297517 gene encoding uncharacterized protein isoform X2: MVRSGSMRRPSLPSAAAAPPPPPDFTASPDDYRLMEEIGFGANAVVYRAVFLPADTTIAVKCLDLDRVNSNLDDVRKEAQIMSLIDHPNVIKAYCSFVVDHNLWVIMPFMAEGSCLHLMKVGYPDGLEEPVICSILKETLKALDYLHRQGHIHRDVKAGNILVDSPGVVKLGDFGVSACLFDRGDRQRSRNTFVGTPCWMAPEVLQPGTGYNFKADIWSFGITALELAHGHAPFSKYPPMKVLLMTLQNAPPGLDYDRDRKFSKSFKEMVAMCLVKDQTKRPTAEKLLKHSFFKNAKVPQLTVKSIITDLPPLWERVKTLQQKDAAHLASSEQEALSMSEYQRGVSAWHFDIEDLKAQALLIHDDDPPEIKENDDRTIEVEKDASSESHLRKSTLLNGSNHSERTCATAVNPGENGPETDQDLASDIGNADSAWKVDGSKNDSLCSTPKHGSEVGNCKSEVRQKQRQRTYSGPIIYSGTGDSSVNGRGPIIDRDAGGQSVSSKQKNEAGKIDDLSGPLSLSTRASANSLSAPIRSSGGYVGSLGDKPKVEIKGRFSVTSESFDLAKVQEIPVVKISPRPQEGSALRKSASVGAWPVKAKPVSNNQYRKEFSNSSVSASVLIPHLQNLVQQTTFQQDLITNIMSNLQQNEKTDGLQSRVQTVEGDTRVEIGGSGGERTLLAKIFELQSRMISLTDELIASKLKHVQLQEELNALYCQEEIIDTREQDNQEA, encoded by the exons ATGGTCAGGAGCGGGAGCATGCGGCGGCCCTCGCTGCCGTCCGCGGCGgcggccccgccgccgccgcccgacttCACCGCGTCGCCGGACGACTACAGGCTCATGGAGGAGATTGGCTTCGGCGCCAACGCCGTCGTCTACCGCGCCGTCTTCCTCCCCGCCGACACCACCATCGCCGTCAAGTGCCTCGATCTCGATCGGGTCAACAGTAACCTC GATGATGTGCGGAAGGAGGCCCAGATAATGAGCTTGATAGATCATCCGAATGTCATCAAGGCTTATTGCTCGTTCGTTGTCGATCACAACCTTTGGGTGATAATGCCGTTCATGGCAGAGGGTTCATGTTTACACCTAATGAAGGTTGGATACCCCGATGGCCTCGAAGAGCCTGTCATCTGCTCTATTCTAAAAGAAACACTAAAGGCTCTAGATTACCTCCATAGGCAAGGACATATCCACAGAGATGTCAAG GCGGGCAATATCCTTGTCGATAGCCCTGGTGTAGTAAAGCTTGGGGACTTCGGTGTATCTGCTTGCTTGTTTGACAGAGGTGATAGACAAAGATCTAGGAATACATTTGTGGGAACCCCGTGCTG GATGGCTCCCGAAGTTCTCCAGCCTGGAACCGGTTATAACTTCAA AGCCGACATCTGGTCATTTGGAATAACTGCACTGGAACTTGCACATGGTCATGCTCCCTTCTCTAAGTATCCTCCCATGAAG GTTCTTCTCATGACCCTTCAAAATGCCCCACCAGGTCTTGACTATGACCGTGACAGAAAATTCTCAAAG TCTTTTAAGGAAATGGTTGCAATGTGCTTGGTAAAAGATCAAACCAAGAGGCCAACAGCTGAAAAGTTACTGAAGCATTCATTTTTTAAGAACGCAAAGGTCCCACAGCTGACAGTTAAGAGTATTATAACTGATTTGCCCCCTCTATGGGAGCGTGTGAAGACACTCCAG CAAAAGGATGCAGCACATCTGGCTTCTTCCGAACAGGAAGCACTTTCTATG AGTGAGTACCAACGAGGTGTCAGCGCATGGCACTTTGATATTGAGGATCTAAAGGCTCAGGCATTACTG ATTCATGATGATGATCCACCTGAAATAAAGGAGAATGATGACAGAACAATTGAAGTTGAGAAG GATGCATCTTCCGAGAGTCATCTTAGAAAATCAACGCTTCTGAATGGAAGTAACCATAG TGAACGAACTTGTGCCACTGCAGTAAATCCAGGTGAAAATGGCCCTGAAACAGATCAAGATTTGGCTTCTGACATTGGCAATGCCGATTCTGCATGGAAGGTTGATGGATCAAAAAATGACTCATTATGCTCTACACCGAAGCATGGTTCTGAGGTGGGAAATTGTAAAAGTGAAGTTAGACAAAAACAAAGACAAAGAACTTACTCTGGCCCAATTATATATTCTGGTACCGGCGATAGTTCCGTCAATGGAAGAGGTCCTATTATTGATAG GGATGCAGGAGGTCAATCAGTATCTAGTAAACAAAAGAATGAGGCTGGAAAAATTGATGATCTTAGTGGTCCTCTGTCACTTTCAACTCGTGCTTCTGCAAATAGTCTGTCTGCCCCTATTCGGTCTTCTGGAG GGTATGTGGGGTCCTTGGGAGATAAACCTAAGGTTGAAATAAAAGGCCGATTTTCAGTGACATCCGAAAGTTTTGATCTGGCAAAG GTTCAGGAAATTCCAGTGGTCAAAATTTCACCTAGACCACAGGAG GGATCTGCACTGAGAAAATCAGCCAGTGTTGGTGCTTGGCCAGTGAAGGCCAAGCCAGTG TCTAATAATCAATATCGGAAGGAATTCTCCAACAGCTCAGTTTCTGCATCAGTTCTGATTCCCCATCTTCAAAACCTTGTACAGCAGACCACATTTCAGCAA GATCTCATCACGAACATAATGAGTAACTTGCAACAGAATGAGAAAACGGATG GGCTCCAGTCTAGAGTTCAGACTGTGGAGGGTGATACAAGG GTTGAAATTGGAGGTTCTGGGGGAGAACGGACACTTCTTGCTAAAATATTCGAATTACAATCTAG AATGATTTCTTTAACTGATGAATTGATTGCATCAAAGCTGAAACATGTTCAG CTGCAAGAAGAGCTAAATGCACTGTACTGCCAAGAAGAAATAATCGACACGAGAGAGCAGGACAATCAAGAAGCTTGA